The Streptomyces armeniacus genomic interval CACGGTGAGCCCGCTGCCTCCGGCGATCAGCAGGAGGGCGCAGGCGACGACCCTGCGGATGCCGTAGCGCTCCATCAGGGCGGACGCGAAGGGGGCGGTGAGCCCGTACAGCAGGACGTTGACGGAGACGGCGCCCGAGACGGTGCCGCTGGACCAGCCGAACTCGTCCTTCAGCGGGTCGATGAAGACGCTCGGCGTCGCGCGGAAGCCCGCGGCGCCGACGAGCGCGACGAACGACACGACCGCGACCCACCAGGCGCGGTGGATGCGCGGCGGGCGGCGGCCGCCCTTGGCGGGGACGGCGGTTGCGGAGGGCGGCTGGGGAGGGAGCGTCTGCGTCACGCGTTCACCCTCGCCGGGGTGTCCGCACCGTACGAGTGGCCCGGAGGCCATCATGTGCGAGGATCGGGCCATGAGCGTTTTCCCGCATCCGGAACGCCACCGCGTCGCCGTCCTCGTCCGGCACGGCCTGCTGCCGATCGAGCTCGGCATCCCGCACCGGCTGCTGGGCGGTGCCCGCGACGCGGCGGGCGAGCTGCTGTACTCCGTCGTCACCTGCTCCCCGACGCCCGGCGCGATCCGTACGGACGCCGATTTCACCGTCAACGTGGAGCACGGTCCGGAGGCGCTGGCCGAGGCTGACACGGTGATCGTCCCGGCGTCGCACGAGCCCGACGAACCGTTCACGAAGGGCGGCCTCGGCCCACAACTGGCCGCCGCGCTCGCGCTCGTACGGCCCGGCGCGCGTATCGCCTCGATCTGCACCGGAGCCTTCGTACTGGCCGCGGCCGGACTGCTGGACGGGCGGCGCGCGACGACGCACTGGTCGTCCTGCGAGCGGCTGCAGAAGCTGTTCCCGGAGGTACGGGTCGACCCGGACGTCCTCTACGTCGCGGACGGGCCGATCCTCACGTCCGCCGGCGTCGCCTCCGGAATCGACCTCTGTCTGCACATCGTGCGCGAGGACTTCGGCGCGGCCGTCGCCAACTCGGTGGCGCGCCGTACGGTCGTGCCGCCCCACCGGGACGGCGGGCAGGCGCAGTTCATCGAACGCCCG includes:
- a CDS encoding GlxA family transcriptional regulator: MSVFPHPERHRVAVLVRHGLLPIELGIPHRLLGGARDAAGELLYSVVTCSPTPGAIRTDADFTVNVEHGPEALAEADTVIVPASHEPDEPFTKGGLGPQLAAALALVRPGARIASICTGAFVLAAAGLLDGRRATTHWSSCERLQKLFPEVRVDPDVLYVADGPILTSAGVASGIDLCLHIVREDFGAAVANSVARRTVVPPHRDGGQAQFIERPVPEPGISGTGAARAWALRHLDRPLTLRELAQRESMSVRTFTRRFREEVGVSPQQWLTQQRVERARHLLESSDLPVDRVAAEAGFGSASALRMHLQTALGVSPSAYRRTFRTAGATAADPTADGDANGAAERAA